One Streptomyces sp. SAI-135 DNA segment encodes these proteins:
- a CDS encoding DNA-binding protein → MSGGTQVSYEELLSAGAVLPPDTEGTGEQAVPLTARVYRHPGLDERVVVRLVAGELGAAEDLAAGFLGMEPVEEPAVVGLGLRQSLGFPEWVLVHHPEDGHHALGVVPDLERAARQAKSRPKAALDAYLELGRRLAASVPHFLPTFYEQAGRVFLAEENATYAAQLFTRARKAEAEHGLTVEEDRLDAVFLEFALAGALPVKVLSAYGKELASRVSAQEALERFTRLCLRRTAGGLPPSAQMANDLRKLARAAGQDADRAEQDYLAELLGLPATLRATGGWWKGHRGALVALAEREPQVRGALLDMLPAGGDADMPAMWLEVLETSGATRGLWDDTLPAHQGPSDGTAGWLERFLAFRERARSWRSSTRMPELYPLVERAAARLRTELAASGRGLRVTHDIDLIDLLLSLDVPVAVPAKDQELPLSTWAIGDGQRELTFLGADPRFRDAFLLGADRFHQGDQALRAIRLLAASPGGRPWLTEWVSSVVRRFTAVGLPELPHALNRLGWLPAEALALAEDDVRAAVGTDLAPVLARTLRAGLFDELGWPAWEEATAELVAKDRVEDIVVAEAWPHLVVAGKAQARVIGADGTVLTHDLRLPANDVSGDPGFHHVDGELLVYWNSRRDGLRGYWHSRADRVESLKGGHATRGTEMDWYRGDFPITLPLSGGGRTTGRGAVHAGDTTLPDERPLLFDGSSYWVWHADSEDRAAHGWYEYDPATNERGRMSKPAFLADALRDAPEGSRYVGGRLRLSPTLEATPTCAPVDGLVGLRVIELPGGAHRAENLAGHRVILPAGAGVPDALIVFPGADRPTALVRDNWQLRLVDADGVHTAWAKTDRSPGDFGKGTLLLPPVQFWECLTARDLEGSKALRAIDRDTAAALLAAAADQDGQALTDAVRTLLPVSHDALVHGIAGVARYAAAQQAVLDAAATRLTRALEGGLEDEGPAGPADTELMAAMNGLGTSRGYWWNRDDESDTVFRALRVLARATGLADTALPGLADARLHLDGHPLPSGQPDLSTLLDKTTALAYRAACATTAQEHREILCALLAECDRLGLTPDDSTAWRKVHLHLEAAHLRTTAGGWRDGSWSGVLPLADGAFLAVTGRNSLDDDHACFTGYFHDPSGRFETPRPYQTLQSRPLGENPVPGRIRTFLAELSERGPAPWFPEAAEEFSRLTGVTETVARLVVAGLPGIDTYERSFLKPETRTLIGVKVAPAAVAKDELHGVDSAVRAAVVGALLPAEPARLWTEGPDVAAAAAVWNAKVGKRVAVPEDLLGDAIRAFRHPSWPIRQALPALLDPAASPRLSRDLTWAISGDRAKPVGDDTEGFTAETLVGAVGLLAWLAHRLPAGDPARAALPPALTAVRERLAHPGLMLDLGRYISLPDFRKTAGTPTETGPGYERYGAVVLATHDDQPAPAIRVDLLDETGQDPYLPAVRLDSQQPYGAEVALRLVRDQKLAALLADPGEPIAGDRGKDATWWPQDPSRSVPDLVTEVAKEHGLGEDAATLYLMLLALPDPTDRMTARWTGWKPARLKAARAELTTTDLVVEATRTRAGRSLFLPGGWVEQSAPRVPLERWKLPLFGEMSDEHAPFGVIVPFEPAADLFRRAWQRVQDGDAPRFEELKVRRGRRR, encoded by the coding sequence ATGAGCGGGGGGACGCAGGTGTCGTACGAGGAACTGCTGTCGGCGGGCGCGGTCCTGCCGCCGGACACCGAGGGGACGGGTGAGCAGGCGGTGCCGCTCACGGCGCGCGTCTACCGCCACCCGGGCCTCGACGAGCGTGTCGTGGTCCGGCTGGTCGCCGGTGAGCTGGGCGCCGCCGAGGACCTGGCGGCCGGCTTCCTCGGCATGGAGCCCGTCGAGGAGCCTGCCGTCGTGGGCCTCGGGCTGCGCCAGTCGCTGGGCTTTCCCGAGTGGGTGCTGGTGCACCACCCCGAGGACGGCCACCACGCCCTGGGTGTCGTCCCCGACCTGGAGCGGGCGGCCCGGCAGGCCAAGTCCCGCCCCAAGGCCGCGCTGGACGCCTACCTCGAACTCGGCCGACGGCTCGCCGCGTCGGTGCCGCACTTCCTGCCGACCTTCTACGAGCAGGCGGGCCGGGTGTTCCTCGCCGAGGAGAACGCCACCTACGCCGCCCAGCTGTTCACCCGCGCCCGCAAGGCGGAGGCCGAGCACGGACTGACCGTGGAGGAGGACCGCCTGGACGCGGTGTTCCTGGAGTTCGCCCTGGCCGGCGCGCTGCCGGTGAAGGTGCTCTCCGCATACGGCAAGGAACTGGCCTCCCGGGTCTCCGCGCAGGAGGCACTGGAGCGCTTCACCCGCCTGTGCCTGCGCCGTACCGCGGGCGGGCTGCCGCCGTCCGCTCAGATGGCCAACGACCTGCGCAAGCTCGCTCGCGCCGCCGGTCAGGACGCCGACCGGGCCGAGCAGGACTACCTGGCCGAGCTGCTGGGCCTGCCGGCCACCCTTCGTGCCACGGGCGGCTGGTGGAAGGGCCACCGGGGCGCGCTGGTGGCGCTGGCCGAGCGGGAACCGCAGGTACGCGGTGCCCTGCTGGACATGCTCCCGGCCGGCGGCGACGCGGACATGCCCGCCATGTGGCTCGAGGTCCTGGAGACGTCCGGCGCCACGAGGGGACTGTGGGACGACACTCTGCCCGCGCACCAGGGGCCGAGCGATGGCACCGCGGGCTGGCTGGAGCGCTTCCTGGCGTTCCGTGAGCGGGCCCGGTCCTGGCGCAGCTCCACCCGGATGCCGGAGCTGTACCCGCTGGTGGAGCGGGCGGCGGCCCGGCTGCGCACCGAACTCGCGGCGTCCGGGCGGGGGTTGAGGGTCACGCACGACATCGACCTGATCGACCTGCTGCTGTCGTTGGACGTGCCGGTCGCCGTTCCCGCCAAGGACCAGGAGCTGCCGCTGTCGACGTGGGCCATCGGGGACGGACAGCGGGAGCTGACCTTCCTCGGCGCCGACCCGCGGTTCCGCGACGCCTTCCTGCTCGGCGCCGACCGTTTCCACCAGGGCGACCAGGCGCTGCGCGCCATCCGTCTGCTGGCGGCCTCACCCGGCGGCCGCCCCTGGCTGACGGAGTGGGTCAGCAGCGTGGTGCGGCGCTTCACGGCCGTGGGCCTGCCCGAACTGCCCCATGCGCTGAACCGGCTCGGGTGGCTGCCCGCCGAGGCGCTGGCGCTGGCCGAGGACGACGTCCGCGCCGCCGTCGGCACCGACCTCGCGCCGGTGCTGGCCCGGACCCTGCGCGCCGGACTCTTCGACGAACTGGGCTGGCCCGCCTGGGAAGAGGCGACCGCCGAGCTGGTCGCCAAGGACCGGGTGGAGGACATCGTCGTCGCCGAAGCCTGGCCCCACCTCGTCGTGGCCGGTAAGGCCCAGGCCCGTGTGATCGGCGCCGACGGCACCGTACTCACGCACGACCTGCGACTCCCGGCGAACGACGTCTCGGGCGACCCGGGCTTCCATCACGTGGACGGTGAACTCCTCGTGTACTGGAACTCCCGCAGGGACGGTCTGCGCGGCTACTGGCACTCGCGCGCCGACCGCGTCGAGTCCCTCAAGGGCGGGCACGCCACCCGGGGCACCGAGATGGACTGGTACCGCGGCGACTTCCCGATCACACTGCCCCTGTCTGGCGGTGGCCGGACCACCGGTCGCGGAGCGGTGCACGCCGGGGACACCACCCTGCCCGACGAACGGCCGCTGCTCTTCGACGGATCGTCCTACTGGGTGTGGCACGCGGACTCCGAGGACCGGGCGGCACACGGCTGGTACGAGTACGACCCGGCCACCAACGAACGCGGGCGGATGAGCAAGCCCGCCTTCCTCGCCGACGCCCTGCGCGACGCCCCCGAGGGCAGCAGGTACGTGGGCGGCAGACTGCGGCTGTCCCCCACCCTCGAAGCCACCCCCACCTGCGCTCCCGTGGACGGCCTGGTCGGCCTGCGGGTGATCGAGCTGCCCGGCGGTGCACACCGCGCCGAGAACCTCGCAGGCCACCGCGTCATCCTGCCCGCCGGGGCCGGCGTGCCCGACGCGCTCATCGTCTTCCCGGGCGCGGACCGGCCCACCGCCCTCGTCCGCGACAACTGGCAGCTCCGCCTGGTCGACGCCGACGGCGTCCACACCGCCTGGGCCAAGACCGACCGCTCCCCCGGCGACTTCGGCAAGGGCACCCTGCTGCTGCCTCCCGTGCAGTTCTGGGAGTGCCTGACGGCCCGCGACCTTGAGGGGTCGAAGGCGCTGCGGGCCATCGACCGGGACACGGCCGCCGCCCTGCTCGCCGCCGCGGCCGACCAGGACGGGCAGGCGCTGACCGACGCCGTCCGCACCCTCCTCCCGGTCAGTCACGACGCGCTCGTGCACGGCATCGCCGGAGTCGCCCGCTACGCCGCCGCCCAGCAGGCCGTGCTGGACGCGGCGGCCACCCGGCTCACCCGCGCCCTGGAAGGCGGCCTGGAGGACGAAGGGCCGGCAGGACCGGCGGACACCGAGCTCATGGCGGCGATGAACGGCCTCGGCACGTCCCGCGGCTACTGGTGGAACCGCGACGACGAGTCCGACACCGTCTTCCGCGCCCTGCGCGTCCTGGCCCGGGCCACCGGACTCGCCGACACCGCACTGCCCGGCCTCGCGGACGCCCGCCTCCACCTCGACGGCCACCCGCTGCCCTCCGGACAGCCCGACCTGTCCACCTTGCTGGACAAGACGACGGCACTGGCCTACCGGGCCGCCTGCGCCACCACCGCCCAGGAGCACCGCGAGATCCTGTGCGCCCTCCTCGCCGAGTGCGACCGCCTCGGACTGACCCCGGACGACTCCACCGCCTGGCGGAAGGTCCACCTGCACCTGGAGGCGGCGCATCTGCGCACCACGGCCGGCGGGTGGCGCGACGGCTCCTGGAGCGGCGTGCTCCCGCTCGCCGACGGCGCCTTCCTCGCCGTCACGGGCCGCAACTCCCTCGACGACGACCACGCCTGCTTCACCGGCTACTTCCACGACCCGTCCGGACGCTTCGAGACACCCCGGCCCTACCAGACGCTTCAGTCGCGGCCGCTGGGCGAGAACCCGGTCCCCGGCCGGATCCGGACGTTCCTCGCCGAACTGTCCGAGCGCGGTCCGGCCCCCTGGTTCCCGGAGGCAGCCGAGGAGTTCTCCCGCCTCACCGGCGTGACCGAGACGGTGGCCCGGCTCGTCGTGGCCGGCCTGCCCGGGATCGACACGTACGAACGCAGCTTCCTCAAGCCCGAGACACGCACGCTCATCGGGGTGAAGGTGGCTCCCGCGGCGGTCGCCAAGGACGAACTGCACGGCGTCGACAGCGCGGTGCGGGCCGCCGTCGTAGGCGCGCTGCTGCCCGCCGAACCCGCCCGGCTGTGGACCGAGGGCCCGGACGTGGCGGCCGCCGCCGCGGTGTGGAACGCCAAGGTGGGCAAGCGGGTGGCCGTCCCGGAGGATCTCCTCGGTGACGCGATCCGCGCCTTCAGACACCCCTCCTGGCCGATCCGGCAGGCGCTGCCCGCCCTGCTCGACCCGGCCGCCTCCCCCCGGCTCAGCCGGGACCTCACCTGGGCGATCAGCGGGGACCGGGCCAAGCCCGTCGGCGACGACACGGAAGGGTTCACCGCGGAGACGCTGGTCGGCGCGGTCGGGCTGCTCGCCTGGCTCGCCCACCGGCTGCCCGCCGGCGACCCGGCCCGTGCCGCGCTGCCCCCGGCCCTCACCGCCGTACGCGAACGGCTCGCCCACCCCGGCCTCATGCTCGACCTTGGGCGTTACATCAGCCTCCCCGACTTCCGCAAGACCGCGGGCACCCCCACCGAGACCGGCCCCGGCTACGAGCGCTATGGCGCCGTCGTCCTGGCCACCCACGACGACCAGCCCGCCCCGGCCATCCGTGTCGACCTCCTCGACGAGACAGGTCAGGACCCCTACCTGCCGGCGGTGCGCCTCGACAGCCAGCAGCCCTACGGCGCCGAGGTGGCGCTGCGTCTGGTCCGTGACCAGAAGCTCGCGGCCCTGCTCGCCGACCCCGGTGAGCCGATCGCGGGAGACCGGGGCAAGGACGCCACCTGGTGGCCCCAGGACCCCAGCCGCTCGGTTCCCGATCTGGTCACCGAGGTGGCCAAGGAGCACGGGCTGGGCGAGGACGCCGCCACGCTCTATCTGATGCTGCTGGCCCTGCCCGACCCGACCGACCGTATGACGGCCCGGTGGACCGGCTGGAAGCCCGCACGGCTGAAGGCCGCGCGCGCCGAACTGACCACCACCGACCTCGTGGTGGAGGCCACCAGGACCCGGGCCGGCCGGTCGCTGTTCCTGCCCGGCGGCTGGGTGGAGCAGTCGGCCCCGCGGGTGCCGCTGGAGCGCTGGAAGCTGCCGCTGTTCGGCGAGATGAGCGACGAACACGCCCCGTTCGGCGTGATCGTGCCGTTCGAACCGGCCGCGGACCTGTTCCGCAGGGCGTGGCAGCGGGTCCAGGACGGCGACGCCCCCCGGTTCGAGGAGTTGAAGGTCCGGCGGGGCCGCCGCCGCTGA
- a CDS encoding AAA family ATPase produces the protein MPLTDTATALPARQTLPAEERFATELAFLAAHDDGPRPPGWLLTPRAVITFVCGTAGEALKLTEAPEGLPDELVVAPKFVGERALVERCVVTLAGERGLLLVGEPGTAKSMLSELLSAAVCGTSALTVQGTAGTTEDALRYGWNYALLLAQGPTPQALVDSPVLAAMRAGKVARVEEITRCLPEVQDALVSILSDRRMSVPELSATDDAQVAAAAGFTVIATANLRDRGVSEMSAALKRRFNFETVHPIADVEAETELVKRQATAAVARAGAAFGVDDAVLDVLVTVFRDLRAGRSAEGWDVERPGTVMSTAEAVQVAASLGVAAAYLPGGDSLDLVPGHLLGVVRKDDPADHARLLGYWDGPVRRRAEDGSATWRRLWDLRENLR, from the coding sequence ATGCCCCTGACCGACACGGCGACGGCCCTTCCGGCCCGGCAGACCCTGCCCGCCGAAGAACGCTTCGCCACCGAACTGGCCTTCCTCGCCGCCCACGACGACGGCCCCCGCCCGCCCGGCTGGCTGCTGACACCGCGCGCCGTGATCACCTTCGTCTGCGGCACCGCCGGCGAAGCCCTCAAACTGACCGAAGCGCCCGAGGGGCTGCCGGACGAACTCGTCGTCGCGCCGAAGTTCGTCGGCGAACGCGCCCTGGTGGAGCGGTGCGTGGTCACCCTGGCCGGAGAGCGCGGGCTGCTGCTCGTCGGCGAGCCCGGCACCGCGAAGTCCATGCTGTCGGAGCTGCTGTCGGCGGCCGTCTGCGGCACCAGCGCGCTCACCGTGCAGGGCACCGCGGGCACCACCGAGGACGCCCTGCGCTACGGCTGGAACTACGCCCTGCTCCTCGCCCAGGGCCCGACCCCGCAGGCCCTGGTGGACTCACCGGTGCTCGCCGCGATGCGCGCCGGGAAGGTGGCCCGCGTCGAGGAGATCACCCGCTGCCTGCCCGAGGTGCAGGACGCCCTGGTGTCGATCCTCTCGGACCGGCGGATGAGCGTCCCGGAGCTGTCCGCCACCGACGACGCCCAGGTCGCCGCCGCTGCCGGTTTCACCGTCATCGCCACCGCCAACCTCCGCGACCGTGGGGTGTCGGAGATGTCCGCCGCCCTCAAGCGCCGCTTCAACTTCGAGACCGTGCACCCGATCGCGGACGTCGAGGCCGAGACCGAGCTCGTCAAGCGGCAGGCCACGGCCGCCGTCGCACGGGCGGGTGCCGCGTTCGGCGTGGACGACGCGGTGCTCGACGTCCTGGTCACGGTCTTCCGCGACCTGCGGGCCGGACGCTCCGCCGAGGGCTGGGACGTGGAGCGTCCGGGCACGGTGATGTCCACCGCGGAGGCGGTACAGGTCGCCGCCTCCCTGGGCGTGGCCGCCGCCTATCTCCCCGGCGGGGACTCGCTCGACCTGGTGCCCGGCCATCTGCTGGGCGTGGTCCGCAAGGACGACCCGGCCGACCACGCGCGCCTGCTCGGCTACTGGGACGGGCCGGTGCGCCGCCGCGCCGAGGACGGCTCGGCGACCTGGCGGCGCCTGTGGGACCTGCGGGAGAACCTTCGGTGA